In a genomic window of Trichoderma atroviride chromosome 4, complete sequence:
- a CDS encoding uncharacterized protein (EggNog:ENOG41), translated as MCPPGGFTLKCRMYDEDVADKDDRLGNVTVNVGSISEDWPGIPPPGQEFEAKKRVMSKRAFILKGIASAISHGTHIAPRLRISMEVLGKSDPPFAQMYTLAPTRWIKHNSPMIGRLIGQKVNANESDDEKHHQSDSNDPKSTKYDFQANEIQLQGPVPPTLYHRYVEFRPVIGSLFSSTGLRGKILNKALHKQHHRIYNYDSSTEYGTYKPCSKEASLQFLRMVHFDEGGRIFTYVLTLDGLMRFTETGKEFGIDFLSKHTMHADAERYIAYSGEFFIRRLQHPDASDSAEPNEKTHPGDSIPGGPPNQPPPPNPAFYQLFIDNESGTYRPEKSVLPDLKEFLERNFPDMGIVTMSVEDEKLQKLKDEQRAIKKSEGRMMHVVMNSSTDSLSSVESELNDENYSLETGRKSKKEAAHAVLRNPNSEHFKEAADIMLPHREKKVD; from the exons ATGTGCCCCCCCGGCGGCTTCACCCTCAAGTGCAGAATGTACGACGAAGACGTCGCAGACAAGGACGACAGGCTGGGCAACGTGACGGTCAATGTCGGCTCCATCTCTGAGGACTGGCCGGGCATTCCTCCGCCGGGACAGGAGTTTGAGGCCAAGAAGCGGGTCATGAGCAAGCGGGCGTTTATACTCAAGGgcatcgccagcgccatcagCCACGGGACTCACATCGCTCCTCGTCTGCGCATCAGCATGGAGGTGCTGGGCAAGTCGGACCCTCCCTTTGCGCAGATGTACACCTTGGCCCCGACGCGATGGATCAAGCACAACAGTCCCATGATTGGGCGCCTCATCGGACAAAAGGTGAATGCGAATGAGTCTGATGACGAGAAACACCACCAGAGCGATAGCAACGATCCCAAGTCGACGAAATACGA CTTCCAGGCAAACGAGATACAGCTACAGGGTCCTGTGCCACCCACGCTCTACCACCGCTACGTGGAGTTTCGTCCCGTCATCGGCTCGCTCTTCTCATCGACCGGGCTCAGGGGGAAAATCCTCAACAAGGCTCTGCACAAGCAGCACCACCGCATCTACAACTACGACAGCAGCACCGAATACGGCACTTACAAGCCTTGCTCCAAGGAAGCCTCGCTCCAGTTCCTCCGCATGGTGCATTTCGACGAAGGCGGCCGCATCTTCACGTACGTGCTCACTCTGGACGGCCTCATGCGCTTCACCGAGACGGGTAAAGAATTCGGCATCGACTTTTTGAGCAAGCACACCATGCACGCGGATGCTGAGAGGTACATTGCCTACTCGGGAGAATTCTTCATTCGCAGACTGCAGCACCCGGATGCCAGTGACAGCGCGGAGCCGAATGAGAAGACGCACCCGGGTGACTCTATCCCCGGCGGTCCGCCAAACCAGCCTCCCCCTCCAAATCCTGCCTTTTACCAGCTCTTCATTGACAACGAGTCGGGAACATACCGTCCTGAAAAGTCCGTCTTGCCAGATCTTAAAGAGTTTCTGGAGAGGAACTTTCCTGACATGGGCATTGTCACCATGAGCGTcgaagacgagaagctgcagaagctcaaggacgagcagcgagccatcaagaagagcgaggGCCGCATGATGCACGTCGTAATGAATAGCAGTACCGACAGCCTCAGCTCTGTAGAGAGCGAGCTCAACGACGAAAACTACAGTCTGGAGACGGGaaggaagagcaagaaggaggcGGCTCATGCGGTCTTGAGGAATCCCAACTCTGAGCATTTCAAAGAGGCTGCAGACATAATGCTGCCACATcgcgagaagaaggtggaCTGA
- a CDS encoding uncharacterized protein (EggNog:ENOG41), with amino-acid sequence MIMTMADESMGVLHDINNALGKRGTTFGAANVTAGLEIKFLKPGPINETVLVNAWVDSVEGRRTNIKCEIRDGRGIEIAKCSSTWVSVRPKI; translated from the coding sequence ATGATTATGACCATGGCGGATGAGTCCATGGGAGTCCTGCACGACATCAACAATGCTCTGGGCAAAAGGGGGACCACGTTTGGCGCGGCAAATGTAACGGCCGGTCTTGAGATCAAGTTCTTGAAGCCGGGCCCAATCAACGAGACGGTATTGGTTAATGCATGGGTGGACAGCGTGGAGGGGAGAAGGACGAATATCAAGTGCGAGATTCGGGATGGAAGAGGCATCGAGATTGCAAAGTGCTCGAGCACGTGGGTGTCAGTGAGGCCCAAGATATAA